The window TGTGAAAAATTACAAAAGATTTTTCACTGCATTTCATTTCGTTCAGCATGACAATGCGTTCTATCAATCAACTAATTTTTATCCAGTTTATTATATTTCTTCATCAAATTTTCATAGACTCCCTGTGGAAGAATCCATTTCAACGGAACTCCGATTTTCTGCCCGAATTTACCAAAATAATAATGAGCTTTCCATTTATTTTTCCCTAAAAGTTTTTCAATGTATTCTGCTACCTCCAATGGTTCAGTTCCGTCATCTACATGAGAATTCATCAAGGCATACACTTTATCGAAAACATTTTTATAGGGTTGGGAAACCTGGGCAATCACTCTGTTGTCTGCAATATTAGTTTTAATATCACCTAAATGCAGTGAACATACTTCAATATTCCATGGATAGACTTCATACCTCATTGCTTCCGTTACTTTATCCAAAGCAGATTTTGAAGCAGAATAGAATCCTCGGAATGGCAGTCCCATCTCACTACCGATACTGGATACATTAATGATCTTTCCAAATTTGTGTGCTCTCATGGTCGGAAGAACGGCGCTCATCATTTGAACAGGCCCGGCAAGATTAAGACTGAAAAGTTTAAGGATATCCTCTTGGGTAGAATCCTCAACAGCTCCTACCATTCCCATTCCTGCATTGTTGATAAGGACATCAATTCTTGTTTCAGATTTCAGTACTTCTGCAACAGCATTCTTAACGGCAGTGTTGTCGGTAACATCTGTTGGAATAGATTTGAAATATTGACTTTCCGTATATTTTCGGCTTAAACCATATACTTTGTGTCCTTTTTTACCAAAATATTCGGCCAAAGCAAATCCAATTCCTGATGAGGTTCCTGTGATGATAATGGTCATTTAATTCGTACGATTTATTATTATATTCATTTTTCTTGCTTATCAAGCATCAGTTTTGATTGGTGGTAAGCAGGAAAATCTATTTTCAGCAAATGTAAAAAAAGAAAAGGGAAGTCTGTGATTTATTATCCAGGAATACTTCAGCGGA of the Chryseobacterium capnotolerans genome contains:
- a CDS encoding SDR family oxidoreductase, translating into MTIIITGTSSGIGFALAEYFGKKGHKVYGLSRKYTESQYFKSIPTDVTDNTAVKNAVAEVLKSETRIDVLINNAGMGMVGAVEDSTQEDILKLFSLNLAGPVQMMSAVLPTMRAHKFGKIINVSSIGSEMGLPFRGFYSASKSALDKVTEAMRYEVYPWNIEVCSLHLGDIKTNIADNRVIAQVSQPYKNVFDKVYALMNSHVDDGTEPLEVAEYIEKLLGKNKWKAHYYFGKFGQKIGVPLKWILPQGVYENLMKKYNKLDKN